ATCCCCGAGCCGGTTGAGCCACGTGAGTGGGATGTGCCGAGACGAGCACCCATCCGCCCCGTTCACAGGTCAATGGCCGCTGTTCGAGAAAGCCCCGAATGACCACATCCGAGACCAAGAAGAAGCGCTCGCCGCTCGTGCGAGTGGTGCTCGCCGTCGCGGCGCTCTTCACGGCCTGGCACGTGTTCGCGTCGTTCCTCTGGATCGCGCCGACCTCGCCGATGCGCGAGGTCGTGCCCGGCAACGCGCTGTCGAGCTACATGATTCCTTTCTTCGGACAGTCGTGGAGCGTGTTCGCGCCGGCGCCGATCAACGGCGACTACACGTTCAAGGTGCGCGCGCAGGTCGAGGGTGACGACGGCGAGCTCACCGAGACTGAGTGGGTCGACGCCACCGCGGTCGAGCTCTCGATGATTCAGTACAACCTGTTCCCGCCGCGCGCGGGCATCCAATCGACGCAGGTCGCGAGCTCGTACAAGGGCAGCTTCGACGACCTCAACGCCGACCACCGCGTGGTCGTCGCGCTCAACTACTTTGAAGACGACTTCGAGCAGCGCCTCGAAGACAAGCTCGACGAATACGGCGACGAGAACGCCGTCGACGCGTACATGCCGACCGAGCACATGGCCACGGCTTACGCGACGCAGGTCGCCCACGCGATTTGGGGCGACGGCGTCGTGCGCGTGCAGTTCGAGGTGACGCGCCAGAACGTCATTCCGTTCGAACAGCGCAACGACGCCGACGCGACCCTGCCCGACCCGACCATCCTCAGCCCCGGTTGGCGCGGCACGGTGCGCAACGAGGGGCAGTCCGACGAGGCGTTCGAGGAGATCTTCCGCGACACCTACGAAGGGATGCAGGAGTGAGCGGGCGCGCAGGGTTCGGCACCCAGGTGCGTCGCGTGCTGGTCGGCATCGGCTCGTTCATCGCGGAGGGCGTGACGGCGCTACTGCGGGGCGCCGGCAAGCTCATCCGTCAGGGCTACGACTTCGCCGAGGCCTGGCTGCTCGACTCGAAGAAGGCGACGTACGGGCTGGCGATTACGCGTATCCTGCTCGGCGCTGCCGCGGTGGGGCTCCTGGTCTCGAACTTCCGCACGCGGCTCTACTCCTTCGGCAGTGGCTCGCTCTGGAATGGTGAGGGCATCGAGGCGGTCAGCGACTTCCCGAAGATCTGGCTGTTCAGCTGGTTCCACAACGCGATGGCGAATGACGCCGCCTACACCGCGCTCTACCTGCTGCTGCTCGCGCTCGCCGTGGCGTTCACGCTCGGCTGGCGCACGCGCGTCGTGCATCCCGTGTTCCTCGTGCTCTGGGTGAGCTTCATCGAGGCGAACGACATGCTCGGCGACCAGGGCGACAACATGTACCGCATCGCCCTCTTCTTCATGCTGTTCGCCGACTGCGCCGGCCGATGGTCGCTGGATGCGCGCCGTCGGGAGAAGCGCGGGCTCGAGCCGAAGAGTGAAAACTGGCGCCAGATTCAAAACCTGCTGCACAACCTGGTGCTCGTGATTCTCACGGCGCAGGTGTCGTTCGTCTACGTTTCGGGCGCACTCTACAAGGCAGGCGGCGCACCGTGGCAGCACGGTCACGCGGTCTACGACCCGCTGATGACCGAGCGCTTCGGCACCTGGCCGGTGCTGAGCGACCTCATCACCTCGTGGGGGCCGCTCGTGACGGTCGCGGCCTGGGGCTCGATCATCATGCAGCTCGCCTTCCCGTTCCTGCTGCTCACGCGCTTCACGCGCGTAATCGGCCTCTTCGCGATCCTCACGTTCCACGTCGCGATCGGCGTGCTGATGGGCCTGCCCTGGTTCTCGCTGTCGATGATCGCGATCGACTCGATTTTCGTGCGCGACCGCACGTGGCGCGCCATCGCACACGGCCACGGCCAGCGCATCCGCGGGGCTGCCGCGGTCGCACGGGAGAGGGTGCCAGCGCCGTAGGACGCCCTTCGGCGCCCGCCCTTTCTTCGGAGCACCGGCACCGTCTGGCGCCGTGAGTCGGACAAACTCGCAGAAAATGGTCGTTTGAACGGGCTCAGCCCGTTCAAACGACCAAAATCTCGGAGTTGCGCCAAGAAGTTGCGGGCACGGTTCGATGTGTGACGAATTTGAACGCGGTTGGCCGGTGGCGTACCCGCGCATCCGGCCCGCCGCACGCCCAGTGCGCGGGTGGCGAACGGGCAGCCAGCGCCAAAGTGGGCGCTAGTAGGATTTCCGCAACTGCAGGGGCGTGTTGCTGCCCCGCTTCCCGAGCCGGGCATCCGGCGTCGCTGAACGAAAGGCAGCGGGTTCGCTCGCGCGCATGAAAACCTTGAAGAAACTCCTGAAGAGCCCGATCACGATTGTGCTGCTCGCGGTGATCGTCATCGGAATCGGCTTCAGCCTGATCAACCAGCAGGGCAACACTGAGGTCACGACGCAGCAGGGTCTCGAGATCCTGAAGAAGGACAAGCTCAAGACCGTCACCATCGTTCAGGGTGACAACCGCGTCAACATCGAGTTCGTCGAGGCCGACGAGGAGTACGGCCAGCAGGCGCACTTCTACTTCGTGGATGCGCGTGCCGAGGCCGTCGTCGGCGCGGTCGACGGCGCCGATATCGCCGAGAACTACAACGACGAGGTGCCCGGCCCGAACTGGTTCAGCACCGCGCTTTCGCTGTTGCTGCCGCTCGTGCTCATCGGTTTCTTCGTGTGGCTGATGCTGTCGAGCATGCAGGGTGGCGGTGCCGGCGGCATGATGAAGTTCGGCAAGTCGAAGGCGAAGCTCGTCAACAAGGAAGACCCGCAGGTCACCTTTGCCGACGTCGCCGGCGCGAACGAGGCGCTCGAGGAGCTCGCCGAGATTAAGGACTTCCTGAAGGAACCCGACAAGTTCCTCGCCGTCGGCGCGAAAATCCCGAAGGGCGTGCTGCTCTACGGCCCTCCCGGTACCGGTAAGACGCTGCTCGCGAAGGCCGTCGCGGGTGAGGCGGGCACGCCGTTCTACTCGATTTCGGGTTCCGACTTCGTCGAGATGTTCGTCGGTGTCGGCGCCTCGCGCGTGCGCGACCTGTTCGAGCAGGCGAAGCAGAACGCACCGGCCATCATCTTCATCGACGAGATCGACGCGGTCGGTCGCCAGCGCGGCGTCGGCATGGGCGGCGGCAACGACGAGCGCGAGCAGACGCTGAACCAGCTGCTCGTCGAGATGGACGGCTTCGACGCGACGACGAACGTCATCCTTATTGCGGCGACGAACCGCCCGGATGTGCTCGACCCGGCCCTGCTGCGCCCCGGCCGCTTCGACCGCCAGATCGGCGTCGACGCCCCCGACCTCGAGGGCCGCCGCAAGATCCTCGAGGTGCACTCGAAGGGCAAGCCGATCGCGAAGGACGTCGATCTCTCGGTCGTCGCCCGCAAGACCCCCGGCTTCACCGGTGCTGACCTCGCGAACGTGCTCAACGAGGCCGCGCTGCTCACGGCTCGCCTCGGCGCGCAGATCGTCGACGCCCGCGCGATCGACGAAGCGATCGACCGCGTCATCGCCGGCCCGCAGCGCCGCAGCCGCGTCATGAACGACCAGGAAAAGCTGATCACGGCGTACCACGAGGGCGGCCACGCGATTGCGGCCGCGGCCCTGCGCCACACCGACCCGGTGACGAAGATCACGATCCTGCCGCGCGGCCGCGCGCTCGGCTACACGATGGTCGTGCCGCTTGAAGACAAGTACTCGGTCACCCGCAATGAGCTGCTCGACCAGCTCACCTACGCGATGGGTGGGCGCATCGCCGAGGAGCTCGTGTTCCACGACCCGACGACCGGCGCATCCAACGACATCGAGAAGGCCACGAAGACGGCCCGCAAGATGGTCACCGAGTACGGCATGTCGAACACCGTCGGCGCGATCAAGCTCGGCGAGAACGAGGGCGAGTCGCCGTACTCGCGCTCGCAGGGTGCGCCGTACTCCGACACGACCGCCGTCGTCGTCGACCGCGAGGTGCAGGGACTGCTCGAGCAGGCGCAGCAGGAGGCCTGGTGGGTGCTCACGAACAACCGTGACGTGCTCGACCGCCTCGCCGCCGAACTGCTCGATGTCGAGACCATCGGCCATGAGCGCCTCGCCGAAATCTTCGAGGGCATCGTCAAGCTGCCCGAGCGCCCGCAGTGGCTCTCGAGCCCCGAGCGCCCCGTCAGCTCGCGCCCGCCGGTGCCGCTGAAGCCGCACCTCCCCGCGAGCGGTGAGGAGGCGCCGAGCAGCCATGCGACTGGGGCTGGTGAGGATGCGCCTGGGCACGGTGAGGGGGCTGGCGCGCCTGGTGCCGGTGCTGGTCAGCCTGGTAGCGGCGCCGGTCAGCCTGGCGCCGGCCAGCCTGGTGGCGGCCACGCACCCGGCGGCGCCGGCGAGCCCGACGGTGGCGCGCATCCTGGTGGTGCACCGCAGCCCGGGTTCGGGGGCGACAAGCCCGGCGTGACCGACGTGCATCCTGGCCTCGACCGGCCCGAGCCCGGCTCGGGTCTCGACAACCCCGAGGGCCCGACGCGCCCCGGCGCCTGGTCGTAGCGATGGCGGTGGATGCGCAGCGCGCGCAGGCGGCCGTGCGAGAGTTGCTCGCCGCCTGCGGCCTCGACCCGGATTCGGCGCAGTTCGCGCGCACGCCCGCGCGCGTTGCCGCCGCAGCGGCCGAGCTGTTCGCGGGAGTCGGCGTCGACGCGGTCGCGCCCCTGATCGAGGGACGCATCTCGCTCGGCGAGCCCGATGCGGCGCCGTCGGTCAATCGCCTCGAGGCCGTCGAATCGGGGCAGCCGGTGCTGCTGCGGAACATCCGTTTCCGTTCGGTGTGCGAGCACCACCTGCTGCCGTTTGACGGCTGGGTGCAGCTCGCCTACCTGCCCGGTGACTCGATCATCGGGTTCGGCCGGCTCTACGACCTCGTTGAGACGCTGTCGAGCGCGCCGACGCTGCAGGAGCGGCTCGGCGACGACCTCGTCGACGCGATCATGACCGGCCTCGACGCCCGCGGCGCCATCGCCGTGCTCGAGGCGCGGCAGGGATGCGTCGCCGACCGCGGGCCGCGTCAGAGCGACTCCGAGACGGTCACGCTCGCGACCCGGGGCGCGTTCAACAACCCGGATGCGCGGGCCGAGGTGCTGCGGCTCATCGCCCTGGGCGCGTCCGACCGCGACGAGTAGGGGAGCGCGCCGCTCGCGGCGCTGAGGATGCCGCGGCGCGTGGCGCCGCTCCTGCTTTTGTGGCGACTTAGTGTCGCCAATATCCCACTTTTCGCGCTGAAAGTGGGACATCGGCGACACTCTGCGTTGAGGGGCGCACCCACGCCCAGGGTGGCAGCCGCAAAGTGTCCTCAAGATCCCACTTTTCGCGTCAGAAGTGGGACTTCGGGGACACCAAAAACGAGCGGGGCGCGACCACGACCGGCCGCGCCCCACCCAGACCCCAAACCTCAGCGGGCGAGCTCTTCCTGACGGCGAATCTTGCCGCGCCGGCCGATCCACGCGACCACGAACGACAGCACGAGCGCGAAAAATACCCCGAGGTTGGCGTAGGCCCAGTCGCCATCGCGGCCCCCGACCATCCAGAGCAGGTAGCCCTGCCAGTTGTTCCACGCGGCGTCCTCGGCAAACGAGTTCACGACGAAGCCCCAGCCGACCACCGAGGTGACCACCATCGTGCCGATCGACAGCCAGTCCCACGACCCATACCTGCCCCGCGCGTCAAACAGCGCGGCGTCGTCGTAGTCGCGGCGACGCGTGAGAATGTCGGCGATGAGGATGCCCGCCCATGACGCGAGCGGCACGCCCAGCGTGATCAGGAAGCTCTGGAACGGCCCGAGGAAGTCGGTCGCGAAGAACACGACGTAGATCGTGCCGGCGGTGAGGATGAGGCCGTCGATCGCGGCGGCCGAGGGGCGCGGGATGCGGATGCCCAGGCTGAGCAGCGTGAGCCCCGACGAGTAGATGCCGAGCACGGCGCCCGACACGAGCGCGAGTACCGCGGTGAGCAAGAACGGGATGAGCACCCAGGTCGGAAGGATCGCGGCGAGTGCGCCGATCGGGTCGCCCGCGATCGCCTCGTTGAGCGCGGGGTCGGATCCGGCGAGCAGCACACCGAAGACGACGAGTACGACGGGCGCGACCGAGCCGCCGAAGGCGTTCCAGAACACGATCTTGCCGTCGGGGGTGTCGCGGCGCTGGTAGCGCGACCAGTCGGCGGCGATGTTGATCCAGCCGAGGCCGAAGCCGGTCATGACCATGACGAGCGCGCCGATGACTTGGCCGAGGCTGCCGCTCTCGAGCGCCGAGACGGCCGCGAAGTCGATGTGCGAGAACGCGAGGATCGCGTAGAGAATCGTGACGGCACCGGTGATCCAGGTGAGGATCGACTGCAGCCGCATGATCACGTGGTAGCCGAGCACCGAGGCAGCCACGATGAGCGCCGCGACCACGACGGTCGCGATGATCTGCACGACCACGCCGCCGTCACCGCCGAGCTGCGTGATCACGGTCGACGTCGCGAGCACGGCCATGATCGCGAGGAACGTCTCCCAACCGATCGACGTCAGCCACGAGATGATGCCGGGCACCTTCTGCCCGTGCACGCCGAATGCGGCGCGGCTGAGCACCATGGTCGGCGCTGAGCCGCGCTTGCCCGCGATCGCGATGAGGCCGCAGAGGAAGAACGACACGACGATGCCGATGATCGCGACCATCGTCGCCTGCCAGAACGAGATGCCGAAGCCGAGAATGAACGCGCCGTACGACATGCCGAACACCGACACGTTCGCGGCGAACCACGGCCAGAACAGGTCGGATGGCTTCGCGGTGCGCTGCGACGGGTCGACGACGTCGATGCCCTGGCGCTCGATCAGCCCGGCGGATGCGGCGGGCACCGCGCCGCTCGAGGAGGAACCCGACAAATCAGGTGGTGTCTGCGTCGACATGGAGGCCTTTCGCTGGGGAGTCTTTTCGGCATCCTATGTTCCCGCGAGCCGCCCCGCAGCGCCGATGTCGCTCGATTTCACCCCCACCGTCGGCAGCGAACGCTCCGCCGCGCAGCCGCATCGACCCAAGCACCCCACGAGTGAGTGCGAGAGAATGAACGCATGACCGAATTGCGCCTGTCCGCGGAAGTCACCATCGACCCGAGCACGACCGAGATCATGGGCGTGCTCAACGTCACCCCCGACTCGTTCAGCGACGGGGGCACCCTCAACTTCGAGAGCGCCGAGGCGCGTACCGCATCCGCGCTCGACCGCGCGTATCGGCTGGTGGCGCAGGGCGCGACGATCATCGACGTCGGCGGCGAATCGACTCGCCCCGGTGCCCAGCGCGTGCCTCAGGCCGAAGAGCTCGCACGCGTGCTGCCGGTCGTGCAGCAGCTCGTGGCCGACGGCATCCCGGTCTCGGTCGACACGATGTACGCAGAGACCGCGGCGGCCTGCCTCGACGCGGGCGACGTCATCATCAACGACGTGTCGGGTGGTCGGTCCGATGAGCGGATGCTTGAAGTCGTCGCCGAGCGCGGCGCGCGGTTCATCCTCAGCCACTGGCGCGGCCACAGCGTCATCATGAACGACCTCGCCGACTACGACGACACCGCTGCCGAAGTGCTCGCCGAGTTGCAGCAGATGCGCGACCGAGCTGTCGCCGCGGGCGTCGCGCCCGGGCGGATCATCCTCGACCCCGGCCTCGGCTTCGCGAAGGATCGCGACGACAACTGGGCCGTGCTCAGCCACCTGCACGAGCTGCAGCGGCTCGGGCATCCGGTGCTCATCGGGGTGAGCCGCAAGCGCTTCATCGGCCAGCTCCTGCCTGAGGATGCGCCGGTCGCCGCCCGCGACCTGCCCACCGCCGTCGTCTCTGCCCTCTGCGCCGAGCGCGGCGTGTGGGGCGTGCGCGTGCACAACGTCGCGGCGACCCGCGTCGCCATCGACACGGTCTCGGCCTGGCAGAACGGCGCCGACCTCCGCGAGCAAGGCGCCGAGCATTGAGCGAGCGGGATGCTGGGCTCGGCCGGGATGCGCAGCAACAGTCGGGCTCAGCCTCCGAGCCGGATGCGCGCGAGCAGTCGAGCGCGAACGCGCCGGCTGGAGGAGTCGCGCCCGGCAGCTCGGCCGCGAACGCGCCCGCCGCATCCGCGACCCAGCGCATCCACCCGGCCGAGGCCGCGATTCAGCTCACGCCGAACCGCCCGGGCCCGGCTGCGCATCCGGCCCTGCCCGCGCCCGAACTCGACCGCATCGTCATCGAGCGGCTGCACGTGCATGGGCGCCACGGCGTCTTCGCGCACGAGCGCGCGAACGGCCAGGACTTCTACATCGACGCCGAGGTCTGGATTGATACGCGCGCGGCCGCCGCATCCGACGAGATTGAGCAGACGGTGCACTACGGCCACCTCATGCGCGCGCTCTACGAGGTCGCGATGCAAGAGCCGGTCGACCTGCTCGAGACCCTCGCCGAGCGGCTCGCGGCCGTGACCTTCGCGTTTGCCGGGCCGCAGGCCGTGCGCATCACGGTGCACAAGCCGCAGGCGCCGGTGAAGCTGCGCTTCGATGACGTGATGATTTCAATTTTGCGGTACCGACCCGAGGGTGCGCAGCCCATCGAGGCGCGCCGCCCAAGCGCCCGCGCGGTCATCGCGCTCGGCTCGAATCTGGGCGATCGCGAGGCGACGATTCGCGACGCGTTCGAAGAGATCGAGGCGCTCGACGGCGTCTGGCCGCACCTGCGCTCGAGCCTCTACGAGACGCCCGCGCTCACGACGCACGGTATCGACGAGTCGGCGCCGGCCTACCTCAACGCGGTGATTGCGGTGCACACGAGCCTCGAGCCGCACGAGCTGCTCGACCGGCTGCAGCAGATCGAAACCGGGCACGGCCGCGTGCGCGCCGAGCGGTGGGGGAGTCGCACGCTCGACCTCGATATCGTCGAGCACGGCGGGCTGCAGCTGCACGATGCGACGCTCGAGCTGCCGCATCCGCGCGCGTTCGAGCGCGCCTTCGTGCTCGCGCCCTGGGCCGAGATCGAGCCCGAGGCGTCGCTGCCCGGCCGCGGACCAATTCGCGAGCTGCTCGCGAACGCCGCCGACCGAGTCGAGAGGTACCGCGGATGACCCGCACCAACCCCTGGCGCCTCGTCCTGCTCTTTGTCGCGGCCGGCGTCGTCGTCTGGGCCCTGCAGGTGTGGCTCACGTCGGGCGGCTCGGCGACCATCGTGCCGTCGCTGCCATTCGGTATCACGCTGCTGCTCATCGGCGTCGTCACGATCGTGCTCGCGTGGCCGGTGCGCCGCTACACGCAGGCGCTACGCAAGGCGCAGGATGTGAGCGACCGCCGGCGTGACGACGCGGACGACGACCGGCCTGAGTGGCGCGAGGTGTCGAGCAAGCGGGTGGATCCGCAGCGCGCGATGCTCGCGCTCGCGCTCGCGAAGGCGTCGAGCCTGGGCGGCAGCATTTTCGCCGGAGGATGCACAGCGACGGTCTTGTGGCTCGCCTCGCGCACCGTCGTTGGCGCGGGAATGCCGCTTGCGATCGTCTCGCTCGTGTGCGCCGTCGCGCTGCTCGTCGCGGGCCTCGTTGCCGAAAACTGGTGCGCCCTCCCGCCCGACGACAGCGAGCCGGCCGGCGACCAGGTCCCCACCGCGAGCTAACCCGGTCACGCGTCGGATTACCCGACGTGGGGAGGGGCTGAGGGAGATGTCCCTCATCCCCTCCCCACGTCGGGAAATCCACCGCGTTTCGGGGGCAACTGCGCCCGGCGGGTCGCGCCTGTCTCGCTCGGGGCCGCGGTGAGGCGCTCCGTCGCCCCGAAGCGAGGCAGGCGGAGGCGTCTTGGGTGGGTTGTTAGGTGGTGTGCGTCGGGTAGATGCACGCAGGGGTGGCATCGTGCGTTGCGTCGAAGGAGGCGTCGGGTAAGACATCGGCATCAGCGATGTTGTGGGAAACGCACATATTGGCCAGCTCGTACGACGCCTCTTTGCCGCTGCGGCTGGCGAGCACGAGACTCGATCGCCGACGCGTGCGGAGGTGCGGGCAGACCAGTGCTTGCGACATTCTCGTCGCCATCGTCACTGGCCCCGCAGTTTTTGGCACGTCGCCGATGAGTCGCAACAGCCAGAGCCTCGACTCGTTGCGCAGAGCCTCGACTGGTTGCCAGACCCCCGACTCGTTGCCGAGAGCCTTGGACAGTTGTGCTGCATCGGTCGGGTCAGGTTCCCGGTGCACGTCACACACGACCTCAGCCTAGAAACAAATTGCAGCATGACTATGTCGAACGAGCGTCGCTCTCGTATCCCTGGGACGGATGCGGTGAGCGGCCCGTGTGCCCGCTAGCTGACGGCGTCGGTCACGGTGTCGTCGGGACTTGCGGCGTTCGGGCCGGCATCACCTTCGCTGTCGGGCGTCGACGGGTCGGTCGGCGACTCGCCGCTCGAGTCGCCGTTGCCGGATGTGTCGCCGGGTCCGCCGGTGTTCGTCTCGCCGCCGGTGCCAGAGCCGCTGCCAGAGCCGCTGCCAGTGCCGCCATCCGTGGTGCCCGTGTCGCCGCCACCGCCGGCAGCGCCGTCGGTCGACCCGTTCGTGTCAGTCGAAACCGGCACACAGGTGCCGTTCGCGTCGAACTGCAGGCCGTCAGCGCAAGGCTCGATGTCGCCGCCGGTGCCACCCGAGCCGCTGCCGCCTGACCCAGACCCGCCTGACCCAGCGCCACCCGTCCCAGATCCACCCGCATTCGGGTCAATCGGAACCTCGGGGCTGTCGTTATCCGGCTTCGGCGCCTGCGGCAGCGACTCGGACGGCACGGGCGTGCGCGTCGCCGGCCGCGAGGGTGTCGGGCTTTGCGTCGGTGTCGTCGTTGCAGTGACCGTGGGCGTCGATGTCGGAGTTTCGGTCGCCATTGGCCCGGTCGCGGATGACTGCAGGAACAACGAGAGCGCGCCACCAGCGACCACCAGGGCGACCGCTACGATACCCACGACGAGCAGGTTGCGCGGCTGACGCATCCAGGCCGAAAACCGCGCGAACGCGCCGGGCCCTGCCTCTTCGAGCAGTCCGCCATAGTCATTAAGGGGCTGGGTCACTGGGGTGTTGCCGTTCTCTAGAGCAGGCGCAGACTCTGCGTATTCACTGCATTATCGCAAGATTTTTGCGGTATAGGCATCACCAGAGGGTGGCCAAATGCTATTCAACACGGGTCACACCAGTATCACTAGACCCAGTCAGTGCCCAGCGGCCAACAACTCGTGCGAGCCGCTACGGAGCATCCATCGCACGCATGATTCCGGCGCCGCGTGGCCGCGCGGGTGGCTAGGCTTTCCCGAGACACCCACCCGAGGTCGAGAGGCAGCAATGCAATACCCCGATACGCCCGGCATTCAATGGCGCAGAATTTCGTCGAAGCTCGCGTTCCGCACCCTGGTCGGCGCGATCATCTGGCTGGTGATTTTCGTGGGCGTCACGATCGGCCTCACGTTCATTCCGGGCTCGTTCCCGTGGTGGATCATCGGCCTCGTCTTCGTCATCATCGCTGCCATCGAGATTCCGATGTCGTTCATTCGCGTGCGCAGCATCGGCTATGCCCTGCGCGACGATGACCTCGTCTTCAAGCGCGGCGTCATCTCGAAGCGCCTCGTCGCGGTGCCGTACGGCCGCCTCCAGGTCATCGACGTCAGCCGCGGACTGCTCGACCGCATGCTCGGCATCGCGTCGCTCACCACGGTGACCGCCGCGGCGTCGACGAACGTGAGCATCCCGGGGCTCACCCCGACCGAGGCCGACGAGCTGCGCGACCACCTCATCCGCGTCGCCGAGACCCGACGGGCTGGCCTGTAATGGCAGACGATTTCGAGCAGCAGGACCGCCCGCCGGCGCCAGGCCAAGGGCAGGATGCGCAGGCTCAGGCCGCGGGCCAGGGCCAGGATGCGCGGGCTCAGGCCGCGGGCCACAGCCACAATGCGCAGGGCCGCGCCGGTCAGCCGCAGCCGGATGCGCAGGGCCAGTTCGGTCAGCACCAGCAGCAGTACCCGGCGCACCAGCCATTTGGGCAGCAGCCCGGGCCGCAGTACGGGCAGACGCCGGGGCGCCCGCCGTTCCAGCAGGCGCCGAACCAGGCTCCGCCGCAGGCCGCACCCGCGGCCCAGCCGATGAGCCGGCGCGAAGCGCGGCAGGCCGCGCAACGCGAGGCCGCCGGACAGCAAGTGCACGGACAACAGCAGCCCCAGCAGGTGCCGCCGGCTCCGCCGCAGGTGCCGAACCAGCAGCCTCCGCAGGGCTACCCGCAGCAGCAGCCTGGCGAGCAGCGGCCGGGTCAACCTCCGCAGGGCTACCAACAACAGCCCGGTCACCAGCAAGGTTTCGGCCAGTACCCGGGTCAGCCGCAGCAGGGACGGCCCCAGCCGCAGCAACCACAACAAGGGTTCCCGCCGCAACCCCAGCAGGGCTACCCCCAGCAGCCGCAGCAGCAGTTCCCGCCGCAGGCCCCCGCCGGCGTCGGCGATCTCGCCGACGGAAACTGGCACCGACTGCATCCGGCTACCCTCTGGATCAACATCGTCGGCGGCATTTTTGCGTTCTTCTGGGTCGGCATCGCGCTGCTCATGAGCTTCTTTCCCGCCGTGGCCGAGGACGGCCTGCCGAGCTGGGTGATCTTGCTCGCGCTGGTTGGCGTGTTCGTCGTGTTTATCCTCGCGATCCTCGGCACGTGGCTCGGCTACCGCAACACTGAGTTCCGGCTTACCGACGAGGTCTTTGAGCTGCGCAAGGGCGTGCTCAATAAATCGAACCGCCAGGTGCGCTTCGACCGCCTCCAGTCGGTCAACCTCAACCGCCCGGTGTTCGCGCGCATCTTCAACCTCACCGATGTCGAGACGTCGGGCGCGGGCGACAAGGCCGGCTTCTCGCTGAAGTACCTCAACGCCGACCAGGCGAACGGCCTGCGCGCCGAGCTCCTGCGCCGCGCATCCGGTGCCAAGAAGCGCCAGAACGAGCGTCGCCACCAGCGCGCCGAGCAGGCGGCGGCCCCGACTGGCCAGTACGCCGGACCCGCCGGGCCCGCAGCGCCGGGCGCCCCGGGCATCCCCGGCGCCCCGATGCAGCCGGGCACGACCCCGCCGCCGGCCCCGCGCCGCGGCCAGCTCAGCGCGTTCGTCGACCGCGCGGTCGAGGACTTCGCCGGCCCCGAGCTCAGTCCCGAACTCGTCGCTGAGCAGTCGGTCGTGCGCGTGAAGCCCGCCCGCATGGCGGCGACCGCGGCGCTTGGCGGCGTGCTCGCGGCGGCGATCCTCATCGTCGTGAGCATCATCGGCTACATCGTCGTGCGCGGCATCCTCGGCGCGGCGTTGCGCGGCGGCGTGCCGTTCGGATTCGACGTCGCGTGGCTGCTCGGCTCGGTCGGCACGATCGGCTTCGTGCTGTTTATCACGCTCGTCTCGGCGGGCAGCACCGCGCTCGGCAACATGCAGTACACGATCGCGGGCACGCCCGACGGTCTGCGCGTCGGCCGCGGCATTCTGAACCAGACGAACGACACGCTGCCGCCGGGCCGCATCCACTCGATCGAGGTGCGACAGCCGGTGCTCTGGAAGCCGTTCAAGTGGTACTCGATTCGCGTCAACCGCGCCGATGTGCAAACCGGCAGCTCGCAGCAGGAGCAGCAGAACGCCCTGCAGCGCTTCATCGTGCTGCCGGTCGGCACGCGCGGCGAGGTCGAGCGAGTGCTGCAGCTCATCATGCCGATGCACATGAACCCGCGCACCGCGCAGCTGCTCGAGTCGGGCTTCAAGGGCGGCCGCAACCGCGAGTTCACGCCGGCGCCGCTGCGCGCGTGGTGGCTGCACCCGTTCAGCATCCGCTTCATCGGTGGCGCCATCGACGGCGGCGTCGTCTACATTCGCACCGGCTGGCTCACGCGGTCGATCGCGATGGTGCCGGGCGAGCGCATCCAGTCGGTGACCGCGCGC
The Gulosibacter sediminis genome window above contains:
- the folP gene encoding dihydropteroate synthase, producing the protein MTELRLSAEVTIDPSTTEIMGVLNVTPDSFSDGGTLNFESAEARTASALDRAYRLVAQGATIIDVGGESTRPGAQRVPQAEELARVLPVVQQLVADGIPVSVDTMYAETAAACLDAGDVIINDVSGGRSDERMLEVVAERGARFILSHWRGHSVIMNDLADYDDTAAEVLAELQQMRDRAVAAGVAPGRIILDPGLGFAKDRDDNWAVLSHLHELQRLGHPVLIGVSRKRFIGQLLPEDAPVAARDLPTAVVSALCAERGVWGVRVHNVAATRVAIDTVSAWQNGADLREQGAEH
- the folK gene encoding 2-amino-4-hydroxy-6-hydroxymethyldihydropteridine diphosphokinase; translation: MSERDAGLGRDAQQQSGSASEPDAREQSSANAPAGGVAPGSSAANAPAASATQRIHPAEAAIQLTPNRPGPAAHPALPAPELDRIVIERLHVHGRHGVFAHERANGQDFYIDAEVWIDTRAAAASDEIEQTVHYGHLMRALYEVAMQEPVDLLETLAERLAAVTFAFAGPQAVRITVHKPQAPVKLRFDDVMISILRYRPEGAQPIEARRPSARAVIALGSNLGDREATIRDAFEEIEALDGVWPHLRSSLYETPALTTHGIDESAPAYLNAVIAVHTSLEPHELLDRLQQIETGHGRVRAERWGSRTLDLDIVEHGGLQLHDATLELPHPRAFERAFVLAPWAEIEPEASLPGRGPIRELLANAADRVERYRG
- a CDS encoding purine-cytosine permease family protein, yielding MSTQTPPDLSGSSSSGAVPAASAGLIERQGIDVVDPSQRTAKPSDLFWPWFAANVSVFGMSYGAFILGFGISFWQATMVAIIGIVVSFFLCGLIAIAGKRGSAPTMVLSRAAFGVHGQKVPGIISWLTSIGWETFLAIMAVLATSTVITQLGGDGGVVVQIIATVVVAALIVAASVLGYHVIMRLQSILTWITGAVTILYAILAFSHIDFAAVSALESGSLGQVIGALVMVMTGFGLGWINIAADWSRYQRRDTPDGKIVFWNAFGGSVAPVVLVVFGVLLAGSDPALNEAIAGDPIGALAAILPTWVLIPFLLTAVLALVSGAVLGIYSSGLTLLSLGIRIPRPSAAAIDGLILTAGTIYVVFFATDFLGPFQSFLITLGVPLASWAGILIADILTRRRDYDDAALFDARGRYGSWDWLSIGTMVVTSVVGWGFVVNSFAEDAAWNNWQGYLLWMVGGRDGDWAYANLGVFFALVLSFVVAWIGRRGKIRRQEELAR
- a CDS encoding DUF3180 domain-containing protein — translated: MTRTNPWRLVLLFVAAGVVVWALQVWLTSGGSATIVPSLPFGITLLLIGVVTIVLAWPVRRYTQALRKAQDVSDRRRDDADDDRPEWREVSSKRVDPQRAMLALALAKASSLGGSIFAGGCTATVLWLASRTVVGAGMPLAIVSLVCAVALLVAGLVAENWCALPPDDSEPAGDQVPTAS
- a CDS encoding PH domain-containing protein, with protein sequence MQYPDTPGIQWRRISSKLAFRTLVGAIIWLVIFVGVTIGLTFIPGSFPWWIIGLVFVIIAAIEIPMSFIRVRSIGYALRDDDLVFKRGVISKRLVAVPYGRLQVIDVSRGLLDRMLGIASLTTVTAAASTNVSIPGLTPTEADELRDHLIRVAETRRAGL